Proteins encoded within one genomic window of Pararhizobium capsulatum DSM 1112:
- a CDS encoding hybrid sensor histidine kinase/response regulator translates to MLSGPIIFAAAFTYLLLLFAVASYGDRKVLKSPPSIRGRPLVYALSLAIYCTSWTYFGGIGLAAERGLEFTGIYIGPILMFTIGMPVIRRITTLAKAEKLTSVADFVAARYGKNPTVAAIVAFISLVGAIPYIALQLKAVSSSVSAMVDTSSYGIGSGQNFIDLPLLVTLFLACFAIVFGTRHTDATEHQDGLILAIAMESLVKLLALVTAGAYIVFFVFDGPGDLWNRAIENQQVMAAITHKTPIQRWLMLMLLSAFAIVMLPRQFHVTVVENRTAGELRVAGILFPLYLVAINLFVLPIAIAGVIIFQGGGEPDLYLLNLPITLDVPVMTLITFIGGFSAATAMVIVASVALSIMISNDIVMPVILRRNLLRRGAVPDVSTLLLNVRRTAIFCVLLLGYGYYRSADMNAGLASLGLLSFAAIAQMAPALFGGLLWHQANARGAIAGMTLGFVVWAYMLFLPSLGGSDNSHVATNILGFLFPFASIFSKSGSDPFVNASTLSLLVNAIAYVVFSLSRAPNPIERAQAGVFIRRKSRTERVFRGRKTKVTVLDLKTTIARYLGRERMQRSFHTYERQNGCWLEDHQPADSALVHFSEQLLGSAIGSSSARLVLSLVLQRMDDSPVDTAWLLDQASEALQYNQDMLQTALSQMDQGIAVFDSSSNLIIWNRRFRHLLDLPERVGEVGFPLAEIVSILAERGDIARQDEKVIIENFLILDKAFLLELAGGASIIEVRTNAMPDKGIVTTYTDITQRVAADMALKQANETLELRVAERTGELTRVNREVAEARAAAEEANIGKTRFFAAAGHDILQPLNAARLYSSSLVERLGDSENSLLVRNIDSSLESVETILGAVLDISRLDTGAMKPRLQTVMLDDLLRRIETDFAPMARAANLKFTIMPTSLSVRSDPNLLRRLVQNLVSNAIKYTLKGKILVGVRREGDHAVIQVLDSGIGIPASKFRTVFKEFARLDEGAKTASGLGLGLSIVDRISRVLNHAVDLQSKPGKGTRFRVTMPIDKTATAVKGPAIVTALRVAEPLTGLAVLCIDNEPRILEGMTLLLEGWGCHVMTTQSLEDWLAGPRLRPDAIIADYHLDNAVGTDAVRTIRAHFKAPIPALLVTADRSPEVRAMAEPEGIAIQNKPVRPAALRAWLTQLSTALKPAAE, encoded by the coding sequence ATGCTTTCCGGTCCGATCATATTTGCCGCTGCATTCACATACCTGCTGCTGCTGTTTGCTGTGGCGAGCTATGGCGACCGTAAGGTACTTAAGTCCCCCCCTTCCATCAGGGGGCGACCTTTAGTTTATGCGCTAAGCTTGGCGATCTACTGTACTTCCTGGACCTATTTCGGAGGCATCGGCCTTGCCGCGGAACGCGGGCTCGAATTCACCGGCATCTATATCGGCCCAATTCTGATGTTCACGATCGGCATGCCGGTTATTCGCCGAATAACCACGCTTGCCAAAGCTGAGAAGCTCACCTCCGTCGCGGACTTCGTTGCCGCCCGCTACGGCAAGAATCCGACCGTCGCGGCCATTGTCGCCTTTATCTCCCTGGTCGGCGCCATCCCCTATATTGCACTGCAGCTGAAAGCTGTTTCGAGCTCTGTTTCAGCCATGGTCGATACCAGCAGCTATGGCATCGGTTCGGGGCAGAATTTCATAGACCTTCCGCTGCTTGTCACGCTTTTTCTTGCCTGCTTCGCCATCGTGTTCGGAACGCGACATACCGACGCGACCGAACATCAGGATGGCCTGATCCTGGCGATCGCGATGGAATCGCTTGTCAAGCTGCTCGCGCTGGTAACCGCCGGCGCCTACATTGTGTTTTTCGTATTCGACGGGCCAGGCGACCTTTGGAACCGGGCAATCGAGAATCAACAGGTCATGGCCGCGATCACCCACAAGACACCGATACAGCGCTGGCTCATGTTGATGCTCCTGTCAGCGTTCGCCATCGTCATGCTGCCCCGTCAATTCCATGTCACGGTCGTTGAAAATCGCACAGCCGGCGAACTGCGCGTCGCGGGTATCCTTTTTCCCCTTTATCTCGTCGCGATCAATCTCTTCGTGCTGCCGATTGCTATCGCTGGCGTCATCATTTTTCAGGGCGGCGGCGAGCCTGACCTCTATCTCCTAAACCTGCCGATAACGCTTGACGTTCCGGTCATGACGCTGATCACCTTCATCGGCGGATTTTCGGCTGCGACGGCCATGGTAATCGTCGCCTCGGTAGCACTGTCGATCATGATATCGAACGATATCGTTATGCCGGTCATTCTGCGCCGTAATCTGCTGCGCCGTGGTGCAGTACCCGACGTATCGACCCTGCTGCTCAACGTCCGGCGCACAGCAATCTTTTGCGTCTTGCTCCTCGGATATGGATACTACCGATCCGCTGACATGAATGCCGGATTGGCGTCCCTCGGCCTCCTCTCCTTCGCGGCCATTGCCCAGATGGCGCCAGCTTTGTTCGGAGGCCTGTTGTGGCATCAGGCAAACGCGCGCGGCGCCATTGCTGGCATGACGCTCGGCTTTGTTGTTTGGGCCTACATGCTTTTCCTGCCCAGCCTTGGCGGCTCGGATAACTCCCACGTTGCTACAAATATCCTTGGGTTCCTTTTCCCCTTCGCCAGCATCTTCTCCAAATCGGGCTCCGATCCCTTCGTCAACGCATCGACGCTCAGCCTGCTGGTCAATGCGATCGCCTATGTCGTTTTCTCGCTCAGCCGTGCGCCAAACCCGATCGAGCGAGCACAGGCCGGCGTCTTCATCCGGCGCAAGTCGCGAACAGAACGTGTATTTCGCGGTCGCAAAACCAAGGTTACAGTGCTCGATCTCAAGACCACGATTGCCCGCTATCTGGGAAGGGAACGCATGCAGCGATCCTTCCACACTTACGAGCGCCAGAACGGCTGCTGGCTGGAAGACCACCAACCAGCGGATAGCGCGCTCGTGCATTTCTCCGAGCAGCTCCTCGGCAGCGCTATCGGCTCCTCGTCGGCACGCCTTGTTCTTTCACTCGTTTTGCAACGTATGGATGATTCGCCGGTTGACACAGCCTGGCTGCTCGACCAGGCCAGTGAAGCCCTGCAATACAATCAGGATATGTTGCAGACCGCACTTTCCCAGATGGACCAGGGCATCGCTGTCTTTGACAGCTCCAGCAACCTGATCATCTGGAATCGGCGTTTCCGCCATCTGCTCGACCTGCCTGAGAGAGTTGGAGAGGTTGGTTTTCCTCTTGCCGAAATCGTCTCGATACTCGCCGAACGGGGCGATATCGCCCGGCAAGACGAGAAAGTCATCATCGAAAACTTTCTCATTCTCGACAAGGCCTTTCTGCTCGAACTTGCCGGAGGGGCAAGCATCATCGAAGTACGGACCAATGCCATGCCCGACAAGGGTATCGTGACGACCTATACCGACATCACGCAGCGCGTGGCCGCCGACATGGCGCTGAAACAGGCAAACGAGACACTTGAACTCCGCGTTGCTGAACGCACGGGCGAACTCACGCGCGTCAATCGCGAGGTTGCCGAGGCACGGGCCGCGGCGGAGGAGGCCAATATCGGCAAGACGCGCTTCTTCGCCGCGGCAGGCCACGACATTCTCCAGCCATTGAACGCGGCGCGACTTTATTCATCCTCGCTCGTTGAACGTCTTGGCGATTCTGAAAACAGCCTGCTTGTCAGGAATATCGATTCCTCGCTGGAGTCCGTGGAAACTATTCTTGGAGCCGTACTGGATATATCGCGGCTCGATACGGGCGCGATGAAACCGCGCCTGCAGACCGTGATGCTTGATGATCTTCTTCGGCGCATCGAGACAGACTTTGCACCAATGGCGCGCGCTGCCAATCTCAAATTCACCATTATGCCAACCTCGCTCTCGGTGCGTAGCGACCCCAACCTCCTGCGTCGCCTTGTGCAGAACCTGGTCTCGAATGCGATCAAATACACTCTCAAGGGCAAGATTCTGGTTGGCGTGCGACGAGAGGGCGACCATGCCGTCATTCAAGTGCTCGATTCCGGCATCGGCATTCCCGCATCGAAGTTCCGCACGGTGTTCAAGGAATTTGCCCGTCTTGACGAAGGTGCAAAGACGGCTTCAGGGCTGGGCCTCGGCCTGTCGATCGTTGACCGCATATCCCGTGTGCTCAATCACGCCGTCGATCTGCAATCCAAACCCGGAAAAGGCACGCGCTTTCGGGTGACGATGCCAATCGATAAAACCGCGACGGCAGTAAAAGGTCCGGCCATCGTCACGGCGCTGCGGGTCGCTGAACCACTGACCGGGCTCGCCGTCCTTTGCATCGACAACGAACCGCGTATCCTTGAAGGCATGACCCTTCTCCTTGAGGGATGGGGCTGTCATGTGATGACCACACAATCGCTTGAAGACTGGCTTGCCGGTCCTAGATTGCGACCGGATGCCATCATCGCCGACTATCATCTTGACAATGCGGTCGGCACAGACGCCGTCCGAACTATTCGCGCACATTTCAAAGCGCCTATCCCTGCCCTGCTGGTGACAGCGGACAGGTCCCCCGAAGTCAGGGCTATGGCTGAGCCCGAGGGAATTGCCATACAAAACAAACCGGTGCGTCCCGCTGCGCTCAGGGCGTGGCTGACGCAACTTTCAACTGCCCTGAAACCTGCGGCCGAATAG
- a CDS encoding response regulator transcription factor has product MTGLTIIIADDHPLFRGAMRHALASVGADTTIIEAGDFTAARQAAIDYPNADLMLLDLTMPGVSGLSGLVAFRAEFQSLPIMIVSGHDDHTTVRRALELGASGFLSKSAGLDEIREGIDTVIAGNIFTPPDFEAGSESEPEVAQLLLRLQTLTPQQLRVLGMLGEGLLNKQIAYELSVSEATIKAHVSAILLKLNVDSRTQAVIQLGKISAVAA; this is encoded by the coding sequence ATGACAGGATTGACCATTATCATCGCGGATGATCATCCGCTTTTTAGAGGCGCAATGCGTCACGCGCTTGCAAGCGTGGGCGCTGACACCACAATTATTGAAGCCGGTGATTTCACCGCGGCTCGGCAGGCTGCAATCGACTATCCGAATGCCGACCTGATGCTGCTCGATCTTACCATGCCTGGCGTCAGCGGCCTTTCGGGTCTCGTTGCATTTCGTGCCGAATTTCAGAGTTTGCCGATCATGATCGTATCGGGGCATGATGACCACACGACAGTTCGGCGTGCGCTGGAGCTTGGAGCAAGCGGCTTTCTTTCGAAATCGGCCGGGCTCGATGAAATCCGGGAGGGTATTGATACCGTCATCGCCGGCAATATTTTCACACCGCCTGACTTTGAAGCGGGGAGCGAGAGCGAACCTGAAGTGGCTCAACTGCTTTTGCGTTTACAGACGCTCACGCCTCAGCAACTGCGTGTGCTTGGCATGCTTGGAGAGGGCCTCCTCAATAAGCAGATTGCCTATGAGCTCAGTGTATCTGAAGCCACCATCAAAGCGCACGTCTCCGCGATCCTTCTGAAGCTTAATGTTGACAGTCGCACGCAGGCGGTGATCCAGCTCGGCAAGATTTCGGCCGTCGCAGCTTGA
- a CDS encoding DUF952 domain-containing protein, translating into MSSIIYKIVPTTLWHDALKSGEFKGAPVDLSDGFIHFSTAAQAIETAARHFAGQDDLLLVAIDGETLGDALVYEPSRGGDLFPHLYGTLPLSLVLWEKPLPLGSDGVHVFPELA; encoded by the coding sequence ATGTCCAGCATCATCTACAAAATCGTTCCGACAACTCTGTGGCACGATGCGTTGAAAAGCGGCGAATTCAAAGGCGCTCCAGTCGATCTGTCGGATGGTTTCATCCATTTCTCGACCGCGGCCCAAGCGATCGAGACCGCGGCCCGCCATTTTGCCGGCCAGGACGACCTTCTGCTGGTTGCCATCGATGGCGAAACGCTCGGCGATGCGTTGGTTTATGAACCCTCCCGTGGGGGCGATCTCTTTCCCCATCTCTATGGCACGCTGCCGCTGTCCCTCGTGCTCTGGGAAAAGCCTCTGCCGCTCGGCAGCGATGGTGTTCATGTCTTTCCGGAGCTTGCCTGA
- a CDS encoding quinone-dependent dihydroorotate dehydrogenase yields the protein MLDLFQSLGRRGLFLFDPEAAHGLSIRALKTGLVPVCNAPADPRLKQTIAGLTFANPLGLAAGYDKNAEVPEEMLRLGFGFTEIGTVTPKPQAGNDKPRIFRLVADEGVINRLGFNNAGHEAAYERLSKLRGNGLIGVNIGANKDSSDRIADYVTGIRRFYSLARYFTANISSPNTPGLRDLQGRESLAALLSAVLAARDDKAKKSGRQVPVFLKIAPDLTEEGMDDIAAEVLAHKLDGLIVSNTTLSRDGLKDQMQAKEAGGLSGKPLFARSTAVLAKMRKRVGPDLPIIGVGGVSSAETAAEKIRAGADLVQLYSCMVYEGPLLPGRIVRGLSDICDREKLTSIADIRGSKTDEWAKRF from the coding sequence ATGCTCGATCTCTTCCAGTCGCTCGGCCGCCGCGGGCTGTTCCTGTTCGATCCGGAGGCCGCGCATGGTCTTTCGATCAGGGCTCTGAAGACGGGGCTCGTGCCAGTCTGTAACGCGCCCGCTGATCCACGGCTGAAGCAAACGATCGCCGGCCTGACCTTTGCAAACCCGCTTGGCCTTGCAGCCGGCTACGACAAGAATGCCGAGGTGCCGGAGGAAATGCTGCGCCTCGGGTTCGGCTTTACCGAGATCGGAACCGTCACACCGAAACCACAGGCGGGCAATGACAAGCCGCGCATTTTCCGGCTTGTCGCCGACGAAGGCGTCATCAACCGGCTGGGCTTCAACAATGCCGGCCACGAGGCTGCCTATGAGCGGCTTTCAAAGCTCCGCGGCAACGGCCTGATCGGCGTCAATATCGGCGCCAACAAAGACAGCAGCGACCGCATTGCCGATTATGTCACCGGCATCCGTCGCTTCTACTCGCTCGCCCGCTATTTCACCGCCAACATTTCCTCGCCCAACACGCCGGGCCTGCGCGATCTGCAGGGACGCGAGAGCCTTGCCGCCCTGCTTTCCGCAGTGCTTGCCGCCCGCGACGATAAGGCGAAGAAGAGCGGCCGGCAGGTTCCGGTGTTCCTTAAGATCGCGCCCGACCTCACAGAAGAAGGCATGGACGATATCGCTGCCGAGGTGCTTGCCCACAAGCTTGACGGGCTGATCGTTTCCAACACGACGCTTTCGCGCGATGGCCTCAAGGATCAGATGCAGGCAAAGGAAGCGGGCGGGCTTTCCGGCAAGCCGCTGTTTGCGCGCTCCACGGCCGTTCTCGCCAAGATGCGCAAGCGCGTCGGGCCCGACCTGCCGATCATCGGCGTCGGCGGCGTTTCATCCGCGGAAACGGCTGCGGAGAAGATCCGCGCCGGCGCTGATCTGGTGCAGCTCTATTCCTGCATGGTCTATGAGGGACCGCTGCTGCCCGGCCGCATCGTTCGCGGACTTTCCGACATCTGCGATCGGGAAAAACTGACCTCGATCGCCGATATCCGCGGCAGCAAGACGGATGAATGGGCGAAGCGCTTCTGA
- a CDS encoding MATE family efflux transporter produces the protein MTAAETIDIDENARGAGPFLVTNKLILSIAIPMTLGFLTTPLLGLVDTAVVGRLGQATLLAGLAIGAILFDLIFTTFNFLRASTTGLVAQAFGRGDRAEEQAVFWRSLVIALVCGTVALLVSPMLLSVGLWLLAPGPDVAEVTRTYFLWRILSSPFALANYAILGFVLGRGQGTTGLLLQTLINGINIVLSIYLGLYLGWGVMGVALATVTGETIGALAGFAIVYARFDRSLSMPWREVFSMARLKPLFGLNRDIMIRSFVLLAAFTLMTRIGTSFGPVTLAANAVLMAIFLVAGYYLDGLANAAEQLTGRAIGARFRPAFDRALRMTGIWSLVLAAVTTVAFLLFGNRLIDTLTTAADVRAVAYAYMPWAAITAVTGALAFLMDGVFIGATWSRDMRNMMLLAFAGYVATLAVLVPLFGNHGLWAGLNLFLLFRGLFLLVLVPRRARTSFAS, from the coding sequence ATGACTGCCGCCGAAACCATCGACATTGACGAAAATGCCCGCGGCGCCGGGCCTTTTCTGGTTACAAACAAGCTGATCCTCTCGATCGCCATCCCGATGACGCTCGGCTTTCTGACGACGCCGCTTCTCGGTCTGGTAGACACCGCCGTCGTCGGCCGGCTCGGGCAGGCGACGCTGCTCGCCGGCCTCGCCATCGGCGCGATCCTCTTCGACCTGATCTTCACCACCTTCAATTTCCTGCGGGCATCGACGACCGGCCTCGTCGCCCAGGCCTTCGGCCGCGGTGACAGGGCAGAGGAGCAGGCCGTCTTCTGGCGGTCGCTGGTAATAGCGCTGGTCTGCGGCACTGTAGCCCTGCTGGTCTCTCCGATGCTGCTTTCCGTCGGGCTGTGGCTGCTGGCGCCCGGGCCTGATGTGGCGGAGGTGACGCGCACCTATTTCCTCTGGCGCATCCTTTCCAGCCCGTTTGCGCTCGCCAATTATGCCATCCTCGGTTTCGTGCTCGGCCGCGGGCAGGGTACCACAGGCCTCCTGCTCCAGACGTTGATCAACGGTATCAACATCGTGCTGTCGATCTATCTCGGCCTGTATCTGGGCTGGGGCGTGATGGGGGTGGCGCTTGCCACGGTAACGGGCGAGACCATCGGCGCGCTCGCCGGATTTGCCATCGTCTATGCCCGCTTCGATCGCTCGCTATCAATGCCGTGGCGAGAAGTCTTTTCAATGGCGCGGCTGAAGCCGCTGTTCGGGCTCAACCGCGACATCATGATCCGCTCCTTCGTGCTTCTGGCAGCCTTCACGCTGATGACACGGATCGGCACCAGCTTCGGCCCGGTGACACTTGCTGCCAATGCCGTGCTGATGGCGATCTTCCTGGTTGCCGGCTATTATCTCGATGGTCTCGCCAATGCCGCCGAACAGCTCACTGGCCGCGCAATCGGCGCCCGTTTCCGGCCGGCTTTCGATCGGGCGCTGAGGATGACAGGCATCTGGTCGCTGGTGCTGGCGGCAGTGACGACGGTTGCCTTCCTCCTCTTCGGAAACCGATTGATCGATACACTGACGACGGCGGCGGATGTCCGGGCAGTGGCCTATGCATACATGCCCTGGGCGGCGATAACAGCCGTGACCGGTGCGCTCGCCTTCCTGATGGATGGCGTCTTCATCGGCGCCACCTGGTCGCGGGATATGCGCAACATGATGCTTCTCGCCTTCGCCGGCTACGTCGCAACGCTTGCGGTGCTCGTGCCGCTGTTCGGCAATCACGGCCTCTGGGCGGGGCTCAATCTCTTCCTGCTGTTCCGCGGCCTGTTCCTGTTGGTATTGGTGCCGCGGCGGGCGCGGACAAGCTTCGCCTCCTGA
- the mscL gene encoding large conductance mechanosensitive channel protein MscL produces the protein MLNEFKEFIARGNVMDLAVGVIIGAAFNKIVESIVNDLVMPIVGALTGGGFDFSNYFLPLSANVTATSLAAAREQGAVFAYGNFITVLINFLILAWIVFLMIKGVNRMRKSLEAKDKAGAPEAAPPPADVQLLTEIRDLLKQPRV, from the coding sequence ATGCTGAACGAATTCAAGGAATTCATTGCGCGCGGCAATGTCATGGACCTGGCGGTCGGTGTCATTATCGGCGCGGCCTTCAACAAGATCGTCGAATCGATCGTCAACGATCTGGTTATGCCGATCGTTGGCGCGCTGACAGGCGGTGGCTTCGATTTCTCCAACTACTTCCTGCCGCTCAGCGCCAATGTCACTGCCACGTCGCTTGCTGCTGCTCGCGAACAGGGCGCAGTTTTTGCCTACGGCAACTTCATCACCGTTCTCATCAACTTCCTGATCCTGGCATGGATCGTCTTCCTGATGATCAAGGGCGTGAACCGGATGCGCAAATCGCTGGAAGCCAAGGACAAGGCGGGCGCACCGGAAGCGGCTCCGCCCCCGGCCGACGTACAGCTGCTCACGGAAATTCGCGATCTGCTGAAGCAGCCACGCGTGTAG
- a CDS encoding CAP domain-containing protein, protein MQHLSTRRHFLKAGAFLLLAALAGCVSTKPEKPSGNGSDQTEATLGYVNALRKGKGLAPLANDPVAATAALAQANRMARNGKMSHLIGVGDSFLNRMKGQGVALPAAENIAAGQDDAESAYQAWYRSPKHLENMLGSGYRGLGVAVVRNPASGNRPYWAMVLSSSG, encoded by the coding sequence ATGCAGCACCTTTCGACCCGCCGCCACTTCCTGAAGGCTGGTGCCTTCCTTTTGCTTGCGGCCCTTGCCGGCTGCGTCAGCACCAAGCCCGAGAAGCCCTCCGGCAATGGCAGCGACCAGACGGAGGCGACCCTCGGCTACGTCAACGCACTGCGCAAGGGAAAGGGGCTTGCCCCGCTTGCCAATGATCCGGTCGCCGCAACCGCAGCGCTCGCTCAGGCGAACCGCATGGCCAGGAACGGCAAGATGAGCCACCTGATCGGCGTTGGCGACAGCTTCCTCAACCGCATGAAGGGACAGGGCGTTGCCCTGCCGGCCGCGGAAAACATCGCGGCTGGACAGGACGATGCCGAAAGCGCCTATCAGGCCTGGTATCGTTCGCCGAAGCACCTGGAAAACATGCTCGGCAGCGGGTATCGCGGCCTCGGTGTTGCCGTCGTCCGGAATCCCGCTTCCGGAAACCGGCCCTATTGGGCCATGGTGCTTTCTTCTTCCGGCTGA
- a CDS encoding pyridoxal phosphate-dependent aminotransferase, with protein MNVLASLSPRSLAAPESGIVEVVNYARGREGLIPLWVGEGDLPTPSFISEAAQASLTAGETFYTWQRGVPPLREALSRYYQRYFDKNLPMDNFYVTGSGMQAIKLAIEAVTSPGDEMVYLSPAWPNFAASAALSGVRPVSAPLEFTGGKWQVSLERIATAITPKTRALFVNTPSNPTGWTATREDLAAIMALARRHGLWIVADEIYALYSYEGERAPSFLDVMEDDDRILFVNSFSKNWLMTGWRAGWIVAPAEIGQVLENLIQYSTSGVAQFIQAGAIVALDKGDALIAENVAKATHSRDILCDALIATNRVETLKPDGAIYAFLKIDGVTDARRACLDIVDKTGVGLAPGTAFGDGGSLFMRACFLRDPVQISTAAERLSGYIAAL; from the coding sequence ATGAACGTTCTCGCCAGCCTAAGCCCCCGTTCGCTTGCGGCGCCAGAAAGCGGTATTGTCGAGGTGGTCAACTATGCGCGTGGACGCGAAGGTCTGATCCCGCTTTGGGTGGGCGAGGGAGACCTGCCTACGCCCTCCTTCATTTCCGAGGCTGCCCAGGCGTCGCTTACTGCAGGGGAAACCTTTTACACCTGGCAGCGCGGCGTTCCGCCGCTACGCGAGGCATTGTCACGTTACTATCAGCGGTATTTCGACAAGAACCTGCCGATGGACAATTTCTACGTGACCGGCTCGGGCATGCAGGCGATCAAGCTGGCGATCGAGGCCGTGACCTCGCCCGGCGATGAAATGGTTTATCTCTCGCCGGCATGGCCGAATTTTGCAGCCTCGGCCGCGCTCTCCGGTGTACGTCCCGTGTCGGCCCCACTCGAGTTCACCGGCGGCAAGTGGCAGGTCTCGCTGGAGCGTATTGCTACGGCAATCACGCCGAAGACCCGCGCACTGTTCGTAAACACGCCCTCGAACCCCACGGGCTGGACCGCAACACGAGAAGATCTGGCCGCCATAATGGCGCTTGCCCGTCGCCATGGTCTCTGGATCGTCGCCGACGAAATCTATGCGCTTTATTCCTACGAAGGCGAACGGGCGCCCTCCTTCCTCGATGTCATGGAGGATGACGACCGGATATTGTTCGTCAATTCCTTCTCCAAGAACTGGTTGATGACCGGTTGGCGGGCAGGCTGGATCGTCGCTCCGGCGGAAATCGGCCAGGTGCTGGAGAATCTCATCCAGTATTCCACCTCCGGCGTTGCCCAGTTCATTCAAGCCGGTGCCATTGTGGCGCTCGACAAGGGCGATGCCCTTATCGCGGAAAACGTCGCCAAGGCAACGCACTCGCGGGATATACTCTGTGATGCGCTGATTGCCACCAATCGCGTCGAAACGCTTAAACCTGATGGTGCGATCTACGCGTTTCTGAAGATCGACGGCGTCACCGATGCGCGCCGGGCGTGCCTCGACATCGTCGACAAGACAGGCGTCGGCCTGGCCCCCGGAACGGCCTTCGGAGACGGTGGCTCCCTGTTCATGAGGGCCTGTTTCCTGCGCGATCCGGTGCAGATTTCGACGGCGGCCGAGCGACTTTCCGGTTATATCGCAGCACTCTGA
- a CDS encoding DUF6460 domain-containing protein: MADGLNRILGDSPGRVIVKLLVVSIVVGFIMSVLGFTPYDLIYGVRDFVVDLWRSGFAALGRVGDYLLIGAAVVIPAFIIIRLFSYRR; encoded by the coding sequence ATGGCCGATGGCCTCAACAGAATTCTGGGCGATTCGCCCGGCCGGGTGATCGTCAAGCTGCTCGTCGTTTCGATCGTGGTCGGCTTCATCATGTCGGTCCTTGGCTTCACGCCCTATGACCTGATCTATGGCGTCAGGGATTTCGTGGTCGATCTCTGGCGCTCGGGCTTTGCCGCTCTTGGTCGTGTCGGCGACTATCTCCTGATCGGCGCCGCGGTGGTCATCCCCGCCTTCATAATTATCCGCCTCTTCAGCTACAGACGTTGA
- a CDS encoding methyltransferase, translated as MNLHQLSSGDLIADRRAEYAYMLAETSDHTDAADLMRQALELVPDWAAGWFRLADYEEKSGRKEAAATALKRVLELNPADIFGAGLKLALLGGANAPEQPPSLYVERLFDDYADRFDAALVDRLNYTVPQKLASLIADHAGPDHQGFLHTVDLGCGTGLFGAEIRNTTRYMEGFDLSTNMLAKAEAKKLYNRLAQADLSLAPEECGLLTAERAEGRADLVSAADVLMYLGNLEGVFDIAGRLLSERGLFAFSVEDLEAETTGAAAQEAEFALRPSLRYAHSEAYIRRLADLKGFAIADISRAAIRDDGGKPVFGILFLAVKSGREA; from the coding sequence ATGAACCTTCACCAGCTTTCCTCCGGCGACCTGATCGCCGACCGCCGCGCCGAATATGCCTACATGCTCGCCGAGACCAGCGACCATACTGACGCTGCCGACCTGATGCGGCAGGCGCTGGAACTCGTTCCCGACTGGGCGGCCGGCTGGTTCCGGCTCGCCGACTATGAGGAAAAATCCGGCCGGAAAGAGGCGGCGGCAACGGCTCTGAAGCGTGTGCTGGAACTGAACCCCGCAGATATCTTCGGCGCCGGACTGAAACTTGCGCTGCTGGGCGGCGCAAATGCACCCGAGCAACCGCCAAGCCTCTATGTCGAGCGGCTTTTCGACGACTATGCCGACCGCTTCGATGCGGCGCTGGTGGACCGCCTGAACTACACGGTGCCGCAAAAGCTTGCGTCGCTGATTGCCGACCACGCCGGGCCGGATCATCAAGGCTTTTTACATACGGTGGATCTTGGCTGTGGCACCGGCCTTTTCGGCGCCGAGATCAGGAACACGACACGATATATGGAAGGCTTCGACCTTTCCACCAACATGCTGGCCAAGGCCGAGGCGAAGAAGCTCTACAACCGGTTGGCCCAAGCCGATCTTTCGCTGGCGCCCGAGGAATGCGGGCTTCTCACGGCGGAACGCGCTGAAGGCCGGGCCGATCTCGTCAGCGCCGCCGATGTGCTGATGTATCTCGGTAATCTCGAAGGCGTGTTCGACATCGCCGGCCGGTTGCTGTCAGAGCGCGGTCTCTTTGCCTTTTCGGTCGAGGACCTGGAGGCGGAAACGACTGGTGCGGCAGCGCAGGAAGCGGAGTTCGCGTTGCGTCCGTCATTGCGCTATGCCCATAGCGAAGCCTATATCCGCCGGCTCGCCGACCTCAAGGGCTTCGCAATCGCCGATATCAGCCGCGCAGCCATTCGCGATGATGGCGGAAAGCCGGTCTTCGGCATTCTGTTTCTTGCGGTGAAGAGCGGCCGAGAGGCATGA